Proteins encoded together in one Gemmatimonadetes bacterium T265 window:
- the lpxC/fabZ gene encoding bifunctional enzyme LpxC/FabZ, with product MTTPSRVVERRTAPRASPPGPPQTRQTIGRAVSLQGTGLHLGHACTITFRPGPSGAGIVFRRVDLPGGPEIPARVDVAVERERHTVLGDGPTVLHTVEHVLAAAAGLGVDDLVIELDASEPPILDGSAAPFVAALRSAGLVGNGGEVTWLDLDAPVRLTYEDSVYEAYPAAAFSLDVEIAFDHPAIGAQRGTYLVTPETFAEEIAPARTFGFVHEVEALRARGLIQGASTANAVVLDAHGVVDGALRWPDEFVRHKAMDCVGDLALAGRRMRARVVAQRPSHRGTIRFVRALLAAARTPEPPNASAPALPPRPTVLGIEEIMKVLPHRYPFLLVDRIVELEPQKRVVGIKNVTINEPFFQGHFPGHPIMPGVLIVEAMAQTGGMLLLGSVADPEAKVVYFTTLDNVKFRRPVKPGDQLRFELELVQVRGPVCRMRGVARVDGEVVAEADMSAMVRDR from the coding sequence ATGACGACGCCGTCGCGCGTCGTCGAGCGTCGGACGGCGCCGCGCGCATCGCCGCCCGGGCCGCCGCAGACGCGGCAGACGATCGGGCGTGCGGTCTCGCTGCAGGGGACCGGCCTGCACCTCGGACACGCGTGCACGATCACGTTCCGCCCGGGGCCGTCCGGCGCGGGCATCGTGTTTCGGCGTGTCGACCTGCCGGGCGGACCCGAGATCCCGGCGCGCGTCGACGTCGCGGTCGAACGCGAGCGCCACACCGTCCTCGGCGACGGCCCGACGGTTCTGCACACTGTCGAGCACGTGCTCGCGGCCGCCGCTGGGCTCGGCGTCGACGATCTCGTCATCGAGCTCGACGCGTCCGAGCCGCCGATCCTCGACGGCAGTGCGGCGCCGTTCGTCGCGGCGCTCCGCTCCGCCGGGTTGGTCGGGAACGGCGGCGAAGTCACGTGGCTCGACCTCGACGCGCCCGTCCGCCTCACGTACGAGGACAGCGTGTACGAGGCCTACCCTGCCGCCGCGTTCTCGCTGGACGTCGAGATCGCGTTCGATCACCCGGCGATCGGCGCGCAGCGCGGGACGTACCTCGTCACGCCGGAGACGTTCGCCGAGGAGATCGCGCCGGCGCGGACCTTCGGGTTCGTGCACGAGGTCGAGGCGTTGCGCGCGCGCGGGTTGATTCAGGGCGCGTCGACGGCGAATGCGGTCGTGCTCGACGCGCACGGCGTGGTCGACGGCGCGCTCCGGTGGCCCGACGAGTTCGTCCGCCATAAGGCGATGGACTGCGTCGGCGACCTCGCGCTGGCGGGCCGCCGCATGCGGGCCCGCGTGGTGGCGCAGCGTCCGAGCCACCGCGGCACGATCCGCTTCGTCCGAGCCCTGCTTGCGGCCGCGCGTACTCCCGAGCCGCCTAACGCTTCCGCCCCCGCACTCCCGCCCCGTCCGACCGTGCTCGGCATCGAAGAGATCATGAAGGTGCTCCCGCACCGCTACCCGTTCCTGCTCGTCGACCGCATCGTCGAACTGGAGCCGCAGAAGCGCGTCGTCGGGATCAAGAACGTGACGATCAACGAGCCGTTCTTCCAGGGTCACTTCCCCGGGCACCCGATCATGCCCGGCGTGCTGATCGTCGAGGCGATGGCACAGACCGGCGGGATGCTCCTCCTCGGCTCGGTGGCGGACCCCGAGGCGAAGGTCGTGTACTTCACGACGCTCGACAACGTGAAATTCCGGCGGCCGGTGAAGCCGGGCGACCAGCTGCGCTTCGAGCTGGAGTTGGTGCAGGTGCGCGGGCCGGTCTGCCGCATGCGCGGCGTCGCGCGGGTCGACGGCGAGGTCGTCGCCGAAGCCGACATGTCGGCGATGGTGCGCGACCGGTGA
- the omp gene encoding outer membrane protein assembly factor BamA, protein MRGLSRVSAATALGDIGIQPRSEVGTPQLQGALRRLYATGEFDDVRVGCELAGTGRRPAIVFTVRERPVLDAVDVAGTARDLGDVRSKIDLVAGSPVDPVKIATATARVDSSFQARGFYLARVKPESTVTADGHLRLVFRVDEGPRLAISGVRVHGNKKLTTAQVVAAMQTKPEGFWWWRKGEFDEDKFSGDVAERIPAAYANNGLLDFQVLQDTLVVDRARGKAYVDLTVREGPQYKIGRFEITDNRRFSTDELKQYYPFNGAGPTLTQRVAGLARGRLKTPDKDVFDQARWDAATERVQGVYRNEGYLYARVTPVVEKARVGPDSTPVVNLRWQIDEKTPAIINRIEIAGNDYTTDECIRRQLVILPGDVFSQDRIIRSWQNVGNLNFFETPLAQPDTRPVNENGDLDVIFRVKEKRTGSFNFGASVGGSGVGVGGFIGVDQPNLFGQCKRGSVNWNFGRYINDFQLQYTDPALRKSRVSGTTNIYRRQSRYTITGFGDNTVTTGASVRLGFPVPGSYFSTLGVSYTAEATSYKNADLATLSTLGYSTTTCLTNCFRSAIGFDFTHDTRVDLPYPSAGGIQALTFDLNGGALGGRTTFQRITGQAGSFVTLGQFGGGLAGEPKKIVFGLTGRGGAIIGDPGAFFAQQAFAVGGVQYGQMLRGYPEFSITPNGFDPNAELTSASSGRNAFGNAFFTSTAELGLRFNQQLYLNTFYDAGNSYARATDFDPTRLFRGAGIGASIVTPLGPLGLDYAYGFDRRAYIDASNKALGTRPAPKWQLHFRFGNIQY, encoded by the coding sequence GTGCGCGGCCTCTCCCGGGTGAGCGCGGCGACGGCGCTCGGCGACATCGGGATTCAGCCGCGGTCGGAGGTGGGCACACCCCAGTTGCAGGGCGCTCTCCGGCGGCTGTACGCGACCGGGGAGTTCGACGACGTCCGCGTCGGGTGCGAGCTCGCCGGCACGGGACGTCGCCCCGCGATCGTGTTCACGGTGCGAGAGCGCCCGGTCCTCGACGCGGTCGACGTTGCGGGCACTGCGCGCGACCTCGGTGACGTGCGGAGCAAGATCGACCTCGTCGCGGGATCGCCAGTCGACCCAGTGAAAATCGCCACCGCGACCGCGCGCGTCGATTCGAGCTTCCAGGCGCGCGGATTCTACCTCGCGCGCGTCAAACCCGAGAGCACGGTCACGGCGGACGGGCACCTGCGACTCGTCTTTCGCGTCGACGAGGGACCGCGGCTCGCGATTTCGGGCGTGCGGGTGCACGGCAACAAGAAGCTGACGACGGCCCAGGTCGTCGCGGCCATGCAGACGAAGCCGGAGGGCTTCTGGTGGTGGCGCAAGGGCGAGTTCGACGAGGACAAGTTCTCGGGCGACGTCGCCGAACGGATCCCCGCGGCGTACGCGAACAACGGGCTGCTCGACTTTCAGGTGCTGCAGGACACGCTCGTCGTCGACCGCGCGCGAGGGAAAGCGTACGTGGACCTCACCGTCCGCGAGGGGCCGCAGTATAAGATCGGGCGCTTCGAAATCACCGACAATCGGCGGTTCTCGACGGACGAGCTGAAGCAGTACTATCCGTTCAACGGCGCCGGGCCGACGCTCACGCAGCGGGTCGCGGGACTCGCGCGCGGGCGACTCAAGACGCCCGACAAGGACGTCTTCGACCAGGCGCGGTGGGACGCGGCGACCGAGCGCGTGCAGGGCGTGTATCGCAACGAGGGGTACCTCTACGCCCGCGTCACGCCGGTCGTGGAGAAGGCGCGCGTCGGGCCGGATTCGACGCCGGTCGTCAACCTGCGGTGGCAGATCGACGAGAAGACGCCGGCGATCATCAACCGCATCGAGATCGCCGGGAACGACTACACGACGGACGAGTGCATCCGGCGGCAGCTCGTCATCCTGCCCGGCGACGTGTTCAGCCAGGACCGGATCATCCGCAGCTGGCAGAACGTCGGCAACCTGAACTTCTTCGAGACGCCGCTCGCGCAGCCGGACACGCGCCCCGTGAACGAGAACGGCGACCTCGACGTCATCTTCCGCGTCAAGGAGAAGCGCACCGGCAGCTTCAACTTCGGCGCGTCGGTCGGCGGTTCGGGGGTCGGCGTGGGCGGTTTCATCGGCGTGGACCAGCCGAACCTGTTCGGCCAGTGCAAGCGCGGCTCGGTCAACTGGAACTTCGGGCGGTACATCAACGACTTCCAGCTGCAGTACACGGATCCCGCGCTCCGCAAGTCGCGCGTGTCGGGGACGACCAACATCTACCGCCGTCAGAGCCGGTACACGATCACGGGTTTCGGCGACAACACGGTGACCACCGGTGCGAGCGTGCGCCTCGGCTTCCCCGTGCCGGGCTCGTACTTCTCGACGCTCGGCGTGTCGTACACGGCGGAGGCGACGTCGTACAAGAACGCCGACCTCGCGACGCTGTCGACGCTCGGGTACTCGACGACGACCTGCCTCACGAACTGCTTCCGGTCGGCGATTGGGTTCGACTTCACGCACGACACGCGCGTCGACCTGCCGTACCCGAGCGCCGGCGGCATCCAGGCGTTGACGTTCGACCTGAACGGCGGCGCGCTCGGGGGGCGGACGACGTTCCAGCGGATCACCGGGCAGGCGGGCTCGTTCGTCACGCTCGGCCAGTTCGGCGGCGGCCTTGCGGGCGAGCCGAAAAAGATCGTCTTCGGACTTACCGGGCGCGGCGGCGCGATCATCGGCGACCCCGGCGCGTTCTTCGCGCAGCAGGCGTTCGCCGTCGGCGGCGTGCAGTACGGGCAGATGCTCCGCGGCTACCCGGAGTTTTCGATCACGCCGAACGGCTTCGACCCGAACGCCGAACTCACGTCGGCGAGTTCGGGGCGCAACGCCTTCGGCAACGCCTTCTTCACGTCGACCGCCGAGTTGGGCCTGCGGTTCAACCAGCAGTTGTACCTGAACACGTTCTACGACGCCGGCAACAGCTACGCGCGCGCGACCGACTTCGACCCGACGCGCCTGTTCCGCGGCGCCGGCATCGGCGCGAGCATCGTGACCCCGCTCGGCCCGCTCGGGCTCGACTACGCGTACGGCTTCGACCGGCGCGCGTACATCGACGCGAGCAACAAGGCGTTGGGCACGCGTCCCGCCCCGAAGTGGCAGCTGCACTTCCGCTTCGGCAACATCCAGTACTGA
- the lpxB gene encoding lipid-A-disaccharide synthase, protein MSDERSAGRRTDDPSDAPEVLFVAGEASGDVHAAGVAAALGARRPDLRLVGVGGASMQAAGVELLQDVEHMAVMGLVEVVRHVPAHYALLRRLRARLRSGRVRLLVLVDYPGFNLRVAAEARRAGVPVLYFITPQVWAWRKHRLAGMARVITRAAVILPFEEALLRAHGIDATFVGHPMLDRAARLPADATAARAELGLAPDGPLLALFPGSRAQEIERHLDVFVETARRLERQVAGLQVAISVAPTVQIAPERCPYRLVQGGSLRLLRAATAALCKSGTTTLEAAVAGCPLIVAYRTSRWTYEVARRVVEIPRIGLVNVVAGREVAPEFVQAAAEPGAMAAALRPLLTDTPGRRRMVEALGGVRDALGEAGAAERVAAIAAEMLAVA, encoded by the coding sequence GTGTCTGACGAGCGGTCGGCCGGGCGCAGGACCGACGACCCGTCCGACGCGCCCGAGGTGCTGTTCGTCGCGGGCGAGGCGTCGGGCGACGTTCACGCCGCCGGCGTCGCCGCCGCGCTCGGCGCGCGCCGTCCCGACCTGCGGCTCGTCGGGGTCGGCGGGGCGTCGATGCAGGCTGCCGGGGTCGAGCTGTTGCAAGACGTCGAGCACATGGCCGTCATGGGGCTCGTCGAGGTGGTCCGGCACGTGCCGGCGCACTACGCGTTGCTCCGGCGGTTGCGCGCGCGGCTCCGGAGCGGGCGCGTCCGGTTGCTCGTCCTCGTCGATTACCCCGGATTCAACCTGCGCGTCGCCGCGGAAGCGCGCCGCGCTGGAGTGCCGGTGCTCTACTTCATCACGCCCCAGGTGTGGGCCTGGCGCAAGCACCGGCTCGCGGGCATGGCGCGCGTGATCACCCGGGCCGCGGTGATCCTGCCGTTCGAGGAGGCGCTGCTCCGTGCGCACGGCATCGACGCGACGTTCGTCGGACACCCCATGCTCGACCGGGCGGCGCGGCTCCCCGCCGATGCGACGGCGGCGCGTGCGGAGCTCGGGCTCGCGCCCGACGGCCCGTTGCTCGCGCTCTTCCCGGGGAGCCGCGCGCAGGAGATCGAGCGGCATCTGGACGTCTTCGTCGAGACCGCACGTCGTCTCGAGCGACAGGTCGCCGGGCTGCAGGTCGCGATCAGCGTCGCGCCGACCGTCCAGATCGCTCCGGAACGCTGCCCGTACCGCCTCGTGCAGGGCGGGTCGTTGCGCCTGCTGCGCGCGGCGACCGCGGCGCTCTGCAAGAGTGGAACGACGACGCTCGAGGCCGCGGTCGCGGGGTGTCCGTTGATCGTCGCCTACCGCACTAGCCGGTGGACGTACGAGGTCGCGCGCCGCGTGGTCGAGATCCCGCGGATCGGCCTCGTGAACGTCGTCGCCGGCCGCGAGGTCGCGCCGGAGTTCGTCCAGGCGGCGGCCGAACCGGGCGCGATGGCCGCGGCGCTCCGGCCGCTCCTCACCGACACGCCCGGCCGCCGGCGCATGGTGGAGGCGCTCGGCGGCGTGCGCGACGCGTTAGGCGAGGCGGGTGCGGCCGAACGGGTGGCCGCGATCGCCGCCGAAATGCTCGCGGTGGCGTGA
- the lpxD gene encoding UDP-3-O-acylglucosamine N-acyltransferase, translating into MSDAPAAGGPARAAAATGLTLDDVARLAGGRVVARAGDPRVRRVATLEEADADAVSFYADARYADAFAATRAGAVLVASALADAVGPPDAGRVVVERPHEAMRALIAALYPAPSWSPGVHPTARVGVGARLGAGVTIDAYATVGAGAVIGDRVCVGAHCAIGDGVEVGAASELRPHVTLYPGTIVGARVVVHSGARLGSDGFGYVFSDGAHQKIPHVGRCLVEDDVEIGANSTIDRGSVGDTVIGAGTKIDNLVHVGHNVRVGRRCLLMAQVGIAGSSTVEDGAILAGQVGVGGHVTIGRGARLAGQAGVFGDVPPGETWGGYPARPHRESLRAHAALFRLADLVRPLERLVASREGGRR; encoded by the coding sequence GTGTCCGACGCGCCGGCGGCCGGCGGCCCGGCCCGCGCCGCCGCGGCGACCGGCCTAACGCTCGACGACGTCGCCCGCCTGGCGGGCGGGCGCGTCGTCGCGCGCGCCGGCGACCCGCGCGTACGTCGCGTCGCGACGCTTGAGGAGGCGGACGCGGACGCGGTCTCGTTCTACGCCGACGCGCGCTATGCGGACGCGTTCGCCGCGACGCGCGCCGGCGCGGTTCTCGTCGCGTCGGCGCTCGCCGACGCGGTGGGCCCGCCCGACGCGGGTCGGGTCGTCGTCGAGCGGCCGCACGAGGCGATGCGGGCGCTCATCGCCGCGCTCTACCCGGCGCCGAGTTGGTCGCCCGGCGTCCACCCGACCGCGCGCGTCGGGGTCGGCGCGCGACTCGGGGCCGGCGTGACGATCGACGCGTACGCGACCGTCGGCGCGGGCGCGGTCATCGGTGACCGGGTGTGCGTCGGCGCGCACTGCGCGATCGGCGACGGCGTGGAAGTCGGGGCGGCGAGTGAGCTCCGGCCGCACGTCACGCTCTACCCGGGAACGATCGTCGGCGCGCGCGTCGTGGTGCATAGCGGCGCGCGGCTCGGGAGCGACGGCTTCGGTTACGTCTTCTCGGACGGCGCGCACCAGAAGATCCCGCACGTCGGGCGCTGCCTCGTCGAGGACGACGTCGAAATCGGCGCGAACAGCACGATCGACCGGGGCAGCGTAGGTGACACCGTGATCGGGGCGGGAACGAAGATCGACAACCTCGTGCACGTCGGCCACAACGTCCGTGTCGGGCGACGGTGTCTGCTCATGGCCCAGGTCGGGATCGCCGGCTCGTCGACCGTCGAGGACGGTGCAATCCTCGCCGGGCAGGTCGGCGTCGGCGGCCACGTGACGATCGGGCGCGGCGCACGACTCGCGGGGCAGGCCGGCGTGTTCGGCGACGTGCCGCCCGGGGAGACGTGGGGCGGCTACCCGGCGCGTCCCCACAGGGAGTCGTTGCGTGCGCACGCCGCGCTGTTTCGCCTCGCGGACCTCGTGCGCCCGCTCGAGCGGCTCGTCGCGTCGCGCGAAGGCGGCCGGAGATGA
- the clpC gene encoding negative regulator of genetic competence ClpC/MecB: MNGYNFTERVRKVLAMAREEAARLHHEYVGTEHILLGLIREGEGVAAAVLQNLNADLDEIQTKIEETVKKGKAAQATGPDLPYTSRAKKVLELAMAEARELNHSYVGTEHLLLGLLREEKGIAAQVLTDTGVNLEAARTETLRLLGNEAPQGSAGAPEKGGSGPQKEPAAAKGDKKSKTPALDHFCRDLTSLAAEGQLDPTIGRAKEIERVMEILTRRKKNNPVLIGEPGVGKTAIVEGLAQLIANGECPDSLRDHRVLSLDMAAVIAGTKYRGQFEERLKAVMNEIAQNKQIILFIDELHTLVGAGAAEGAIDASNMLKPALARGELQCVGASTLNEYRKYIEKDGALERRFQTVIVDPPSIEETVEILKGLRGKYEDHHRVTIPDTTLLAAAKQSERYITDRFLPDKAIDVIDEAGARARLANQAPPPEVAALKEQLEGVNGEKEAAVRDQNFEKAASLRDKERELQGEIRKKQEEFEQRRASHRPVLGEEEVAFIVSRWTGIPVTRLQEAETARLLNMEEELHRQVIGQDEAIKAISRSIRRSRAGLKDPKRPIGTFIFSGPTGVGKTELARALAKFLFADETALVRVDMSEYMEKFSVSRLIGAPPGYVGYEDSGTLTKAVRRKPYSVVLLDEIEKAHPDVFNILLQVLDEGHLTDNYGRVIDFKNTVVIMTSNVGAKDITRNRSLGFVRGDESSRNFERIQEKVKEEMGRVFNPEFLNRLDDVIVFHPLAKEQIAQIVSVMLQDVHKRLGEGEMSLKLTDAATEFLVSKGYDENFGARPLKRAIQRYIEDPLSEKILTGEFSKGEEIEVDASADKEKLEFRVPTTTSKA; the protein is encoded by the coding sequence ATGAACGGCTACAACTTCACCGAACGCGTGCGGAAGGTACTCGCCATGGCGCGAGAAGAGGCCGCACGCCTCCACCACGAGTACGTGGGGACCGAGCACATCCTCCTCGGATTGATCCGGGAGGGTGAGGGCGTGGCCGCCGCGGTGCTTCAAAACCTCAACGCCGACCTCGACGAGATCCAGACGAAGATCGAGGAAACGGTCAAGAAGGGTAAGGCCGCACAGGCGACCGGGCCGGACCTGCCCTACACGTCGCGCGCGAAGAAGGTACTCGAGCTGGCGATGGCCGAGGCCCGCGAGCTGAACCACTCGTACGTCGGCACCGAGCACCTGCTGCTCGGCTTGCTCCGCGAGGAGAAGGGGATCGCCGCGCAGGTGCTCACCGATACGGGTGTGAACCTCGAAGCCGCGCGCACCGAGACGCTCCGGCTGCTCGGCAACGAGGCGCCGCAGGGTTCGGCGGGCGCGCCGGAGAAGGGCGGCAGCGGCCCGCAGAAGGAGCCCGCCGCGGCCAAGGGCGACAAGAAGAGCAAGACGCCGGCGCTCGACCACTTCTGCCGCGACCTCACGTCGCTGGCGGCCGAGGGACAGCTGGATCCGACCATCGGGCGCGCGAAGGAAATCGAGCGCGTGATGGAGATCCTCACGCGCCGCAAGAAGAACAACCCGGTGCTGATCGGCGAGCCGGGCGTGGGCAAGACCGCCATCGTCGAGGGGCTCGCGCAGCTCATCGCGAACGGCGAGTGCCCCGACTCGCTCCGCGACCACCGCGTGCTGTCGCTCGACATGGCGGCGGTCATCGCGGGGACCAAGTACCGCGGCCAGTTCGAGGAGCGGCTCAAGGCCGTGATGAACGAGATCGCGCAGAACAAACAGATCATCCTGTTCATCGACGAGCTGCACACGCTCGTGGGTGCTGGGGCTGCGGAGGGCGCGATCGACGCGAGCAACATGCTGAAGCCGGCGCTCGCGCGCGGCGAGCTGCAGTGCGTCGGCGCGTCGACGCTGAACGAGTACCGCAAGTACATCGAGAAGGACGGCGCGCTCGAGCGGCGCTTCCAGACGGTGATCGTCGACCCGCCGTCGATCGAGGAGACGGTCGAGATCCTCAAGGGGCTGCGCGGCAAGTACGAGGACCACCACCGCGTCACGATCCCCGACACGACCCTGCTCGCGGCCGCGAAGCAGTCCGAGCGCTACATCACCGACCGCTTCCTCCCGGACAAGGCGATCGACGTGATCGACGAGGCGGGCGCGCGCGCGCGGCTCGCCAACCAGGCGCCGCCGCCGGAGGTGGCCGCGCTCAAGGAGCAGCTCGAGGGCGTGAACGGCGAGAAGGAAGCGGCCGTGCGCGACCAGAACTTCGAAAAGGCGGCGTCGCTGCGCGACAAGGAGCGCGAGCTCCAGGGCGAGATCCGCAAGAAGCAGGAGGAGTTCGAGCAGCGCCGCGCCTCGCACCGCCCCGTGTTAGGCGAGGAGGAGGTCGCGTTCATCGTGAGCCGCTGGACGGGGATCCCCGTCACGCGCCTGCAGGAGGCCGAGACGGCGCGGCTGCTCAACATGGAAGAGGAGCTGCACCGGCAGGTCATCGGGCAGGACGAGGCGATCAAGGCAATCTCCCGCTCGATCCGCCGTAGCCGCGCCGGGCTGAAGGACCCGAAGCGGCCGATCGGTACCTTCATCTTCTCCGGTCCGACGGGCGTCGGAAAGACGGAGCTGGCGCGCGCGCTCGCGAAGTTCCTCTTCGCGGACGAGACGGCGCTCGTGCGGGTCGACATGAGCGAGTACATGGAGAAGTTCTCCGTGTCGCGCCTCATCGGCGCGCCGCCGGGCTACGTCGGCTACGAAGACTCGGGGACGCTCACGAAGGCGGTGCGGCGCAAGCCGTACTCGGTGGTGCTGCTCGACGAGATCGAGAAGGCGCACCCGGACGTGTTCAACATCCTGCTGCAGGTGCTCGACGAGGGCCACCTCACCGACAACTACGGCCGGGTGATCGACTTCAAGAACACGGTCGTCATCATGACGTCGAACGTGGGCGCGAAGGACATCACGCGGAACCGCTCGCTCGGCTTCGTGCGGGGCGACGAGAGCTCGCGCAACTTCGAGCGGATCCAGGAGAAGGTGAAGGAGGAAATGGGGCGGGTGTTCAACCCCGAGTTCCTCAACCGGCTCGACGACGTGATCGTGTTCCACCCGCTCGCCAAGGAGCAGATCGCGCAGATCGTCTCGGTCATGCTGCAGGACGTGCACAAGCGGCTGGGCGAGGGCGAGATGTCGCTCAAGCTCACCGACGCGGCGACGGAGTTCCTGGTGTCGAAGGGGTACGACGAGAACTTCGGGGCGCGGCCGCTCAAGCGGGCGATCCAGCGCTACATCGAGGACCCGCTCTCGGAAAAGATCCTGACCGGGGAATTCTCGAAGGGCGAAGAAATCGAAGTCGACGCGAGCGCGGACAAGGAGAAGCTCGAGTTCCGCGTCCCGACGACGACGAGCAAGGCCTAG
- the lpxA gene encoding acyl-[acyl-carrier-protein]--UDP-N-acetylglucosamine O-acyltransferase, whose product MTARVDPSAVVHPRAELGAGIEVGPWAIVGDGCVIGDGCVIAARATLERNVRLGARVRVGIGTVLGGDPQDLKFRGEETWVEVGDDTTIREYATINRGTAESRRTTVGRGSFVMSYVHLGHDCHVGDGVILSNAVQLAGHVTIEDRAIVSGLSAVHQFVRIGRHAFVGGCSRVAKDVPPYVKAVGNPIKLYGLNAVGLQRSGFSEATLLELKRTYRLLFRSDLMLSAAVSRARDELDTSIPEVNALLDFVASSGRGVSI is encoded by the coding sequence GTGACCGCGCGGGTCGACCCGAGCGCGGTCGTCCACCCGCGCGCGGAGCTGGGCGCGGGCATCGAGGTCGGGCCGTGGGCGATCGTCGGCGACGGCTGCGTGATCGGGGACGGCTGCGTGATCGCCGCGCGCGCGACGCTCGAGCGCAACGTGCGCCTCGGGGCCCGCGTCCGGGTCGGCATCGGGACCGTGTTAGGCGGCGACCCGCAGGACCTGAAGTTCCGCGGCGAGGAGACGTGGGTCGAGGTCGGCGACGACACGACGATCCGCGAGTACGCGACGATCAACCGCGGGACGGCGGAGTCGCGGCGGACGACGGTCGGGCGCGGCAGCTTCGTGATGTCGTACGTCCACCTCGGCCACGACTGCCACGTCGGCGACGGCGTCATCCTGTCGAACGCGGTGCAGCTCGCCGGCCACGTGACGATCGAGGACCGCGCGATCGTCTCGGGGCTCTCGGCGGTGCACCAGTTCGTGCGCATCGGACGCCACGCGTTCGTCGGCGGCTGCTCGCGCGTCGCCAAAGACGTCCCGCCGTACGTGAAGGCGGTCGGGAACCCGATCAAGCTCTACGGCCTCAACGCCGTCGGGCTGCAGCGGAGCGGGTTCAGCGAGGCGACGCTCCTCGAGCTCAAGCGGACGTACCGGCTGCTCTTCCGGTCGGATCTGATGCTGAGCGCGGCCGTGTCGCGGGCGCGAGACGAGCTCGACACGTCGATCCCCGAGGTCAACGCGCTCCTCGACTTCGTCGCCTCGAGCGGGCGCGGGGTGAGCATCTGA
- the gnnA gene encoding UDP-N-acetylglucosamine 3-dehydrogenase: MGAGALGFHHARLLRDLPGVRFAGFYDADPARREYVAASLGVRAHPTYASLLDAADALAVVVPTPAHFEVAREALARGMHLLIEKPITTTLAEADELLALAAATGAAVQTGHVERFNRAVRAALPYVDAPRFIESDRLAPFTARGADVAVVLDLMIHDIDLVRTFVGAGVREVRATGVPVLTPTVDIASARLAFASGAVANITASRVSRDRLRKLRIFQQSGYLSLDLAAGSGEFFRLRDDVDVAVLAAGLAGSASRGPGAPAGPVDLGVFVERVPLEAADGEPLRLELESFAATLRGEQPLAVSGSDGREALAVALAIVAEIERTMPALRGAPASV, from the coding sequence GTGGGCGCGGGCGCGCTCGGGTTCCACCACGCGCGGTTGCTGCGCGACCTGCCCGGGGTGCGGTTCGCCGGGTTCTACGACGCCGACCCGGCCCGCCGCGAGTACGTCGCCGCCTCGTTAGGCGTACGCGCGCACCCGACGTACGCGTCGCTGCTCGACGCGGCCGACGCGCTCGCGGTCGTCGTGCCCACGCCGGCGCACTTCGAGGTCGCGCGCGAGGCGCTCGCGCGCGGGATGCACCTCCTGATCGAGAAGCCGATCACGACGACGCTCGCCGAGGCCGACGAGCTGCTCGCGCTGGCGGCCGCGACCGGCGCGGCGGTGCAGACCGGGCACGTCGAGCGGTTCAACCGCGCGGTGCGGGCCGCACTCCCGTACGTCGACGCGCCGCGCTTCATTGAGAGCGACCGGCTCGCGCCGTTCACCGCCCGGGGCGCCGACGTCGCCGTCGTGCTCGACCTGATGATCCACGACATTGATCTCGTGCGGACGTTCGTGGGCGCGGGCGTGCGCGAGGTGCGCGCGACCGGGGTGCCGGTCCTCACGCCGACCGTCGACATTGCGAGCGCGCGCCTGGCGTTCGCCTCGGGGGCGGTCGCGAACATCACCGCGAGCCGCGTCTCGCGCGACCGCCTGCGCAAGCTCCGGATCTTCCAGCAGAGTGGGTACTTGTCGCTCGACCTTGCCGCCGGCTCGGGCGAGTTCTTTCGGTTGCGCGACGACGTCGACGTCGCGGTGCTCGCGGCCGGACTCGCCGGATCTGCGTCCCGTGGTCCCGGCGCGCCGGCGGGCCCGGTCGACCTCGGTGTGTTCGTCGAGCGCGTCCCGCTCGAAGCGGCCGACGGCGAGCCGCTGCGGCTCGAGCTCGAGAGCTTCGCGGCGACGCTGCGTGGCGAGCAGCCGTTAGCCGTCAGCGGCTCGGACGGTCGCGAGGCGCTTGCCGTCGCGCTCGCGATCGTGGCCGAGATCGAGCGCACGATGCCGGCCCTGCGCGGCGCGCCCGCGAGTGTCTGA